Proteins encoded together in one Carya illinoinensis cultivar Pawnee chromosome 3, C.illinoinensisPawnee_v1, whole genome shotgun sequence window:
- the LOC122302682 gene encoding uncharacterized protein LOC122302682 yields MRREIMCNKNSPLDMKTRSRTKKEKARATLKPARKTRTKTRKPKFLSLRLELSPENSPTSSQMTHNHKTNQHDDDHDSSQHQLNLFPLHPENLVEDKDIHDENVAFLFDTEPGTTLNSLLAEASTSSEDDTLFSPPSLTYAYGGKDRAQEGTVDVGGNYCNSTSSKLVRTAMRNKEREPSDQEKWVCYSEVLVEKKELEEVSSCTADVWPPCAMKRTKMQGLLSLKLDYQGILNAWSGKGPLFIAGESPPQTVPDLHEDRSFAHDGANVLGDGWGSVGNIWAVPEMGCSSTDIASMKVEEEEAEGKDGWKTRHREASVLRYKKKRQNRLFSKRIRYEVRKLNAEKRPRMKGRFVKRS; encoded by the exons ATGCGCAGAGAAATCATGTGCAACAAGAACAGTCCTCTGGATATGAAAACCAGGTCTCGGACCAAGAAAGAGAAAGCCAGAGCAACGCTTAAACCAGCACGCAAAACAAGAACCAAGACCAGGAAGCCCAAGTTCCTCAGCCTCCGCCTGGAACTTTCCCCAGAAAACTCACCAACCTCTTCCCAAATGACGCACAACCACAAAACCAACCAACACGATGATGATCATGACAGTAGCCAGCACCAGCTGAACCTGTTTCCTCTACACCCGGAAAACCTAGTGGAAGACAAAGACATACACGACGAGAACGTGGCCTTCCTCTTCGACACCGAACCCGGCACCACCCTTAACAGCCTCCTTGCCGAGGCTTCGACGTCCTCCGAGGATGACACTCTCTTTTCCCCGCCGTCACTAACGTACGCCTACGGGGGAAAGGATAGGGCTCAGGAGGGTACCGTTGATGTCGGTGGCAATTACTGTAACAGCACGAGCTCGAAGCTGGTACGGACGGCCATGAGGAACAAAGAGAGAGAACCGAGTGATCAGGAGAAGTGGGTGTGTTACTCGGAGGTACTAGTGGAGAAGAAGGAGCTGGAAGAGGTGAGCAGCTGCACGGCGGACGTATGGCCGCCTTGTGCAATGAAGCGGACGAAGATGCAGGGGTTGCTGTCGTTGAAGCTTGATTATCAGGGCATCTTAAACGCTTGGTCTGGAAAGGGCCCGCTTTTCATTGCTGGAGAGTCCCCCCCACAGACTGTGCCTGACTTGCACGAGGATCGGTCTTTTGCCCATGACGGTGCCAAT GTTCTAGGGGATGGGTGGGGCAGCGTTGGTAATATATGGGCGGTTCCAGAAATGGGTTGCAGTAGTACTGATATTGCAAGCATGAaagtggaggaggaggaagcgGAAGGCAAAGATGGTTGGAAGACGAGGCACAGAGAAGCAAGCGTGTTGAGATACAAGAAGAAGAGGCAGAACAGACTCTTCTCAAAGCGTATCCGATACGAAGTTCGAAAGCTTAATGCTGAGAAGCGACCCCGTATGAAG GGTCGATTCGTGAAGAGAAGTTGA
- the LOC122303615 gene encoding BAG family molecular chaperone regulator 2-like: MIKLRSKRFCRSSSKLSGGSGNGNKIKGGEKGCCGGISEIKWELRPGGMLVQKRDTGESVGEGTITVRVSSTVSKWHDISIEATSTFGELKMILSLVTGLEPGEQRLLFKGKEREDGEYLHMVGVRDKDKVLLLEDPATKERKLYGLAGDQPIGAPLHTISV, translated from the exons ATGATCAAGTTAAGGTCAAAGAGGTTTTGCAGAAGCAGCTCAAAGCTCAGTGGTGGTAGTGGAAATGGCAACAAAATCAAAGGAGGAGAAAAAGGGTGCTGTGGAGGCATAAGTGAAATCAAATGGGAACTTCGACCTGGTGGCATGCTTGTCCAAAAGAGAGACACTGGGGAAAGTGTGGGAGAGGGAACGATCACAGTTAGAGTCTCATCAACCGTCTCAAAATGGCATGACATCTCCATTGAAGCCACTTCAACTTTTG GAGAATTGAAGATGATACTGTCATTGGTGACTGGTTTGGAGCCAGGGGAGCAAAGGCTACTGTTcaaagggaaagagagagaggatggtGAATACTTACACATGGTTGGGGTGAGAGACAAGGACAAGGTGCTGCTGCTGGAAGATCCAGCTACAAAGGAGAGGAAACTCTATGGCTTGGCAGGAGACCAACCAATTGGGGCTCCCCTTCATACCATTAgtgtatga
- the LOC122302685 gene encoding protein LOW PHOTOSYNTHETIC EFFICIENCY 1, chloroplastic-like, which yields MQSLTTLPSKGDLWVVSQSGIELGSHRIETRRRNKKTRGVGFPVCHSRSAGLLMLSNTEGVVRRGTCCGSSEFDLGCGYSKLKVELFRVPKKSPFGALIALAWAMEHQAIGNEFPREGSDFVNGFSGKVESKDGDYVNLGEVDDNNDHKMGDDNIESAEQDGEGKTSKVDVRSLAWSLRFARTADDVEEILKDKGELPLQVYSSMIRGFGRDKRMNSALAVVDWLKKKKLETNGLIGPNLFIYNSLLGAVKQSEEFGEMEKVLNDMAQEGVLPNVVTYNTLMSIYLEQGRGAEALNILEEIQRKGFNPSPVSYSTALLAYRKMEDGHGALSFFIDFREKYHKGDIKKGANEDWDGEFVKLEKFTLRVCYQVMRRWLVSSENLSTNVLKLLTDMDSAGLPPGREEQERLLWACTREEHYIVVKELYNRIRERYSEISLSVCNHAIWLMGKAKKWWAALEIYEELLDKGPKPNRMSQELVVSHFNILLAAAKRRGIWRWGVRLLNKMEEKGLKPGSREWNAVLIACSKASETSAAVQIFKRMVEQGAKPTIISYGALLSALEKKKLYDEARQVWDHMIKVGVEPNLYAYTIMASVFTGQGKFNLVDAIIKEMVSTGIDPTVVTYNAIISGCARNGMSSVAYEWFHRMKVQNISPNEISYEMLIEALAKDGKPRIAYELYLRAQSEDLNLSSKAYDAVLQSSQIHKATVDLSVLGPRPPDKKKTLRIRKTLTEFSTLADVPRRSKPFVRKEIYNISHTEGNP from the coding sequence ATGCAATCCTTAACCACTTTGCCATCAAAGGGTGACCTTTGGGTGGTATCTCAATCGGGCATTGAACTGGGTTCTCATAGAATTGAAACTAGGAGGAGAAACAAAAAGACGAGGGGCGTTGGTTTCCCGGTTTGTCATAGTAGAAGTGCTGGTCTCTTGATGCTTTCAAATACCGAGGGAGTTGTTCGGCGTGGGACTTGCTGTGGGAGCTCAGAGTTCGATTTGGGATGTGGGTATTCTAAACTGAAAGTTGAACTCTTTCGTGTGCCTAAGAAAAGTCCTTTCGGTGCCTTGATTGCATTGGCTTGGGCAATGGAGCACCAAGCAATAGGGAATGAATTTCCTAGAGAAGGATCGGATTTTGTTAATGGGTTTTCAGGGAAAGTTGAGAGCAAGGATGGCGATTATGTTAATTTGGGCGAAGTGGATGATAATAATGATCATAAGATGGGAGATGATAACATAGAGAGTGCAGAACAAGATGGGGAAGGGAAGACTTCAAAGGTTGACGTTCGTTCACTCGCATGGAGCTTACGATTTGCGAGAACTGCGGATGATGTGGAAGAGATTCTAAAGGACAAGGGTGAGTTGCCCCTTCAAGTATACTCATCCATGATCAGAGGTTTTGGTAGGGACAAGAGAATGAATTCTGCACTGGCTGTTGTTGATTGGCTTAAGAAAAAGAAGCTTGAAACTAATGGATTGATTGGCCCTAatcttttcatatataataGTTTATTGGGTGCAGTCAAACAGTCTGAAGAGTTTGGAGAAATGGAGAAAGTCTTGAATGATATGGCGCAGGAAGGGGTTCTTCCTAATGTTGTTACTTACAACACTTTAATGTCAATCTACTTAGAGCAAGGACGAGGTGCTGAAGCCCTTAATATTCTTGAAGAGATCCAGAGGAAGGGCTTCAACCCTTCTCCAGTTTCCTATTCTACAGCTTTATTAGCTTATCGAAAAATGGAAGATGGGCATGGAgctttgagtttttttattgatttcagGGAAAAATATCATAAAGGTGACATAAAGAAAGGTGCTAATGAAGATTGGGACGGTGAATTTGTTAAACTTGAGAAGTTTACTCTTCGTGTTTGCTACCAAGTAATGCGGCGATGGCTTGTGAGTAGTGAGAACCTGAGTACCAACGTGTTGAAACTTCTCACAGATATGGATAGTGCTGGGCTTCCACCTGGTCGGGAAGAACAGGAACGTCTTTTGTGGGCTTGTACCCGTGAAGAGCATTACATTGTTGTGAAGGAGTTGTATAATAGGATAAGAGAAAGATATTCTGAAATTAGCCTATCTGTCTGTAACCATGCAATTTGGTTGATGGGGAAGGCTAAGAAGTGGTGGGCGGCTCTGGAGATCTATGAGGAATTATTGGACAAAGGCCCAAAGCCAAATAGGATGTCACAGGAGCTGGTAGTTTCTCACTTCAATATACTTCTTGCCGCAGCTAAGAGAAGAGGAATTTGGAGATGGGGTGTTAGGTTGCTCAACAAGATGGAAGAGAAAGGTCTTAAACCTGGAAGTAGGGAATGGAATGCAGTACTTATTGCCTGTTCCAAGGCTTCAGAAACTTCTGCTGCGGTGCAAATATTTAAGAGGATGGTTGAACAAGGTGCAAAACCTACAATAATCTCCTATGGAGCCTTGCTTAGTGCACTGGAGAAGAAGAAGCTCTATGATGAGGCCCGGCAGGTGTGGGACCATATGATCAAGGTAGGTGTTGAACCAAACCTGTATGCCTACACAATCATGGCTTCGGTTTTCACTGGGCAAGGGAAGTTTAATTTGGTTGATGCCATCATCAAGGAAATGGTTTCAACAGGTATAGACCCAACTGTTGTGACCTACAATGCAATAATTAGCGGGTGTGCACGCAACGGCATGAGCAGTGTAGCATATGAATGGTTTCATCGCATGAAAGTTCAAAACATCTCCCCAAATGAGATTAGTTACGAAATGCTAATCGAGGCTCTGGCAAAGGATGGAAAACCAAGGATTGCGTATGAGTTATATTTGAGGGCTCAGAGTGAGGACCTTAACCTCTCGTCAAAGGCTTATGACGCAGTCCTACAATCCTCTCAGATTCATAAAGCAACTGTTGATTTAAGTGTTCTAGGTCCTCGGCCTCCAGATAAAAAGAAAACCCTCCGCATTAGAAAAACTTTGACAGAATTCTCTACCTTGGCAGACGTTCCCAGGAGAAGTAAACCATTTGTCAGAAAGGAAATTTACAATATTTCACATACAGAAGGAAACCCTTAA